Genomic DNA from Equus caballus isolate H_3958 breed thoroughbred chromosome 10, TB-T2T, whole genome shotgun sequence:
CCCTGACATGGGCTCATGCCTGCTCATGGCCTCCAGGGGGTGAAATTGGGACACACGGACAATTAGCAGGAAATTAACACCTGAATGTTGCTTTCGctcaggaggtagagaaggaaactGATTTTCCTTCCTTGATTCACCAGATCCTTCTGGGCCCATCATATGTGTCTGCTCTGTTCTTCCTGCCCCTTCTGAGGCCATCAGAGCACCCGGCTTTGACAGCGGTCCCTGTAGAGCTCTCTACTCCCTGCCTGTTTGATGCTTGGGGAAGGCAGGTGACCACAGGAATGTCCGCCAAGCAGAGGCCCCCAGGAAAGTCTAGAAGCACAGGAACAGGCTATAAGCCACAGTTCAGCCAACACACACAGAGCGGGCCTCCCTAAAACAGTCTCCGTAGGACCAGGAAGCCCACAACCACCTGCCCTCCCACCACCATGGTCCTCTTGACCAGGACATGCAGGAAAGCTTCCCCTTCACATCCAGTACTGCAGTTCCTTCTGGGAAACCTATACTGGGCATTTTTCACTGAGCAGAGGCCATGCTGGTGACACCAGAGATGGAAGGTCATTCCCCTCGCCAGTCATTGCTCAGCTTGACCTTTCCTCACCCCCGGAGTCATCTCTGTGATCTTCCTGCTGAGAGTAAATACAAGCTTCCCAGAGTATTTGAGGACACTGCAAAGACCCTGGTACCCAGCTAGGTTTCTTTGTCACAAACAGAAGTAATTCCCTAGGTTTGGGGAATCCTCAGTGTCTGTGAGTGAAGTGCTGACAGACCTAAGGACAGGACACAGCAGTGGCCAATGCTGGGGGGAAGACAGGTCATCTTCGCAGGGGACAGAGTTTCCCACCACCCTTGCTATTGAAAATGTGCTCCACAGGCCAGTGtgatcagcatcacctgagagcttatTAGATGTAAACTCTCGGGTTAACTCCACACCTGCCTGCTAAGAATCTGCATTGTGTTAGATAATTGTGACTCTGAACAGGAGAAGGGGACAGACTGTCCTACCCCCCTGAAGTTGAATACCCACAAACCTGGACAGCTGCTAAAGTAGCATTTCTAAGGTGTCACCTGGACAATCACAATCTTTATCAAGTtcctcaggtgattccaatgcaTAATGGGGGTGACACCCCTAGACCAAGAGTTCCTGCTGTAGCCTCTGAGCTCCACCTCttaagggaaaaggaagaaggggatgagagagaggaagagtgacTATGAGTCCTGACCTGATGCTATGGAGACAGCCCAGGACATGATGCCCTAGATTTGTGCTTGTCCAAACAAGGATGTGTGTTTTTGTGGTGTGGTGGGGATGGTGGTTTGGAAAATCCCTGTTGAAGAAGGCATAGGAGTCAGCAGTTCCCAGGAAACAGGAATACAGATAGAAGAGCAAGAGAAACAGGGGACAAGGGAAGCAGGAATGAGGGGACGGAGTAGGAGTGTCCTGGGAAGAGACTCCACCCCTGCCCTCATGACCTGGCAAAGCACTCCTGCCCCAAAAAGAGGCACAGTACAGAGGGAGGAGGCACAGCAGAGCTTATGCCGGTGGGCAGCAGTACTTCTGAGCTTCTCTGGAGCCCAAGCTCTTCACACAAAGGGAGGAACAGAGCAGGCAGCAGACACCATGCAATCCCTCTCAGCCCCTGCCCATAGACAGAATGTCCCCTGGCAAGGGCTCTTGCTGGCAGGTAAGAGGGGATTATTCCCTGAGAGTGGTATGGAGATGGGAGGACAGAGACTGTTGGGTTCTCCTAAGTGGAACAAGGCTTGGAGAGGGGCTAGAAGAGTTCTGTTTGGACATGATGTGAGAGGACACAGGAGCAGAGTAAGATTGagcagggtggggggggggtggatgAGGGGGTGGGATTCAGCAACAGATCAATTTCATGATCTGGAAGTGGTGAGGGGCAGGAATATCTCAATTACTCTACCGTTCTAAGTTAGTTATTACAGAccaataatttttgaaaattgatgGTAATAATTTATTTGAGAATGACACCATTAAATACTTAACTAGGCTCACTAAACACTGTCCTTCTCTACTACCCTTAGAAATAGGCAAATTAATACCAGGATGTTGAGGGCCCTGggaacactcattcattcatccacaggGATTTGCAGTCTTTTCTTGGCATGAGGGGAACAATAAGTTCAGacaagtccctgccttcaggagCTCACATTCTTTGGGGATGAGGAGAGATAATCGAGAGATCTAGAATGTGATGCCAGGGACTGACAATGTCATGAAGGGAAGAGAGCAGGGAAAGGTGAGAAAGTGAAGATGGAGGGTCTTCAGAacagatggtcagggaaggcatctCCCAAGGACACCTCTGAAAGCAAGCAGGGTGCTGAGGGCAGTGAAGGAGTGAGCCAGGCAGACATCTGGGTAAGAGTATTGGGAACAGAGGAAATAAGTTCACAGGGGCTGAAGCAATGGTGCACACTGGTGAACTTGACcagtagacacacacacacacacacacacacacacactccgaGTCTAAGAGAAGAAGAAACGTCCTCAGGACACAGGGCTTCATCTTTCCATcccaataaataaatcaaaatattgattgatctctctctcttcctcctagTCTCAATCTTAACCTTCTGGAACTCGCTCACCACTGCCAAAGTCACTATTGTATCGGTGCCGCCCAAAGTTACTCCAGGAGAGAATGTTACTCTAGTTGTCCAAAATCTACCTAGGAATGTTATAGGCTATACCTGGTACAAAGGCTATGGACCAGCTCGCAAACAAAAAATTGCATATTATGATACAAACAGAAAAGTAATGACCCCAGGGCCTGCATTCACTGGTCGAGAGACAGTATACCCCAATGGATCCATGCTGTTTCAGAAAGTCACCGTGGAGTACACAGGAAACTACACGGTGTTTGTCATAAAGAGACGTCTGCGATATGAAGTAGCAATTGGACAGCTCCACGTATACTGGAGTGAGTGACTCCTCTCTGATCTCTGGGTGTTGGATGGGGTGAATTCTACTTCACACAGAGAACTTACTGGCCTGGACTGTGCCTAAATATCCCTCTGCATTATGTCCCATGTTGGGATTTGAGCATTTAGTGCAGGACACAAACAGGGGAGATGAACTTCAAAAGACGGGAATTCATTTTTGGGAATCAGACTGTTCAGACTTTCCCTGTGGAGATAAGGACCAGTCTGATGGGAATAACCCAGCAGAAGGAGACCAGTCTTGGTCCAGCCCTCTGGCTCCTCCCTGAGACCATGACACTGAGAAAGATCCTGCAGGGCTTGAGGATCCCTGGGATCCTCACAGAAAAGTCCAGCCACGGACAACCCTACCCAGAGCCCTGTCCCAGGTTCCCGACTCCAGTGACTCTGGGGAGCCTGTGGCAGGGTTGGATTTTGGTATCCTGGGCAAGGCCGACTGGGAGCAATGATTTTCTGGCAGCCTGACTTCCAAAGCCCCTGAGCTTGTTACCATCCAGGTCTCAGCCCCGAGAGCCACATTTAAGCAGGAGCAGCGCCTGAACCTTGACCTGAGATTCAGCATGGAGAGCACAGAGGGACAAGGCCCCCAGATCATTAGCCAACTGCCTTGGGGAATTTAGGACACTACAAGGAAGAGTCAGTGTCCCCAGGGGAAGAACAGAGCTGGGAAGATGCTGCTGGCAGCTCCTTATTTGCCAGGAATCAGGATTAGTAGCACTGTCTCTCGGAATCAAACAATAACGGACGCCATTTATTTGGGCAGCTCCTCTCTAGGAAGATTTAGTTTAGCTCCTGAGATGTTTTTAAGGTTAATTCATTGACTGCCTGGTAGTCAAACCTTTATTCTACTTCACTGAGGGGAAAGTGAGGTACAGGGAGATAAAAGTAAGTGAAACAGTGTCATACAGATCAGGAGTCACATGGGGTCTTTGTACAGCCACAGTACCGTCCTCTCCTCCACTGGGGGATGTTATTAGGTGTCTGTGGGCCCCGAGACCAgctgtgggttcagatccttcCTTTTTAGGTGGCTCTAGCTCAGAGGGAGAGATTCTGGTCTGGGGAGTGACAGCAAGTAGAAATTTAATCCAAGTTCAGTCTAGAACCAAATTACCTAATCAAGAATCAGAGCCAGTGCAGGGAATGCCCAGGCCGCCCCCTCAGGTGTCTGGTCCAAGCTCCCTGCACTGAACTTGAAATCACTTATTTGTTTCCTAATGTGTTGGGGTCACTCCCACTGGAAGATAAGGAAAGGACTTTGTAGTCTCATTCTCTGCTCTACATCTGCAGCCAGCCCGGGGCCCAGATGTAACTAATTCTCAATTGCTTTCGATGAAGGGTGAAGGAATAAATGGTAAATGGAGGAAAGAATAATCTAAATTTTCTGCAGAGACTGGAATCTGGATGCAGAGTCCTTGGACTTTTGTCCAACAGAGGATAGATTCTCTCACCTTGCAAGGGCTGAGGCCTATGTCTCAGGTCTTTTACTGCTGTCTAGAGAAAGATTCCTTCCCGCAGTTGGGCTGAGAGCCCAGGGTATTAATCATAACTTTCACATATGCAAGAATTTTAACTTCTGCTCAAATTTCTATCTCATAACCAATAAACACAGAGGGTTCGTGAGGGCCAGATCTGCAGGAAGTTCAGAGACAGAAGAGACATTAAAGACCACGGGCAGAGATCAGGTTCTGCTGCCAAAGCCAGGTAGCATCTGACTGTCCCCTCATTCTTTTCTGGAGCATTTTTTTTGATTCTCTGTATTATTTATTGGGTCACTGCCTCATGGTAGTTACAGTCACCTGGGAAGATCTGATCAACATCCTTGCCTCAAGTCCTGAATACTCACCTGACTGCTTTACT
This window encodes:
- the LOC100630385 gene encoding cell adhesion molecule CEACAM1, with translation MQSLSAPAHRQNVPWQGLLLAVSILTFWNSLTTAKVTIVSVPPKVTPGENVTLVVQNLPRNVIGYTWYKGYGPARKQKIAYYDTNRKVMTPGPAFTGRETVYPNGSMLFQKVTVEYTGNYTVFVIKRRLRYEVAIGQLHVYWKPVSKPSIRVTIIHKNAR